The genomic stretch CCGCTATGAGTACGCGCACGACAAAGACCCTACTGAAAATACCTTAACTCGGGGCAACGCAATTGCCCGCCGGAGGCGAACACGCATGGGCGCGGGCCGGGCACGATGCAACACCGTGTCGACGCCGCAGACGCGATCGCGCGACCGATGAGCCGCTTCAAGCGTCGGTCGCCGCACGCGCCACCGCCGGCACGAATGCGTCGAGCCCTTCCGGACGATATGCCAACACCCGCCCTTGCTCGGCACTCATGTAGGCCGTCATGAGAAGCTCGGTCACCTCGAGGCCCGCATGGAAGTTCTCCTCGGGCTGGACGCCCGCGAGGAAGCAGCTCGTGAAGTAGCGGTTCTCCGCCTCGTAGCCGTATTCGGCCGCTTCGTTGCCGACGAGCGGCATGAGGCCTTGCTCGGCGTTCTGCTTCTCGACCATGTCCTCGCCCGCGGCACCCGAAACGCGTCGGCTGAAAAAGAGCCGCGCCGGTGTATCGAGCGAGTTCACCGAGACCGAATACTCCGGCCCGAGTAACTCGGCGCTCAGCCGCAAGCCCGCGCCGGTGTAGGCCCACGACGTGGTTGTCTCGACGATGAGCGGGCGCCCCGCTTCGTCGACGTAGCGCACGGTCGCGCGGGCGAAGTCCTCGCTCGGGTTGCGGGTGAAATCCACGCCGTAGGCCTCCTGCAACTGCCGCGCGTAGCCGGGCTGCGACCACTTGAGGCTCGCGATCTGCGCCGACACCTCGACCGGCCGGATGCTGTCGCGCCGCGCACCGGGTGCAGTGAGGAGGAAACGGCCCACCTCGATGCTGTGGCACATCATGTCGTTGAGCACACCGCCGCCCTGCCGGACGCCGTCCCAGAACCACGCCGCGTGCGGTCCCGAGTGCTCCTCCGCCGCGCGTGCGAGAAACGGCCGACCGGTGAGCGCCGCCCCACGCTTCCACGCGATGTCCTTCGCGCGCCGCACCGTCGGTTGGAAAAGTTGGTCTTCCAAGTAACCGTGCAGCAGTCCCGACTCCTCGACGAGGGCGACCATGCGCCGCGCCTCCGCGACGTTGCGCGCGAGCGGCTTCTCGCAGGCCACGCCCACCAACCGGCCCTTGCCGCTGCGTAGGGCGGCGACGATCGCCTCCATGTTGTCGACCCGGGCATGGTTGGGACCGCAGATCCAGATGCAGTCGATCTCCGGTGCCGCGACCATATCCTCGATGCTCGCGAACGCACGCGCGTCGCCCACGCGCAGGTCGCGCGCGAGTGCCGCGGCGGAGGCGGCGTTGGCGGCGTTCGGGCTCCAGAAGCCACGGATGTCGGCGTCGCGCACCGCGATCCAAGATTGCACGTGAAAGCGGGTCATGAACCCGCTGCCGATGAAGCCGATGCCGAGGCGTTTGCTCATGAGGAACGAAGGGTCGTGGGGTTGCCTCGTTTGTCCTCGAACACCGCGCCGCAATCGAGGGCAAACTCCCGACCGCGCGCCGATCCGGCTCTCGCGGGCGTAGTAGTACCCCCGCCCCGGTGCTTGCCTCGACCGCGACCGGACGGTGAAACCATCGCATGCCCCGCGGCCACGCCCCCACGAGTCCACGCGAGACTTCCGCCTCCGCACATTCCAGCCCCGTCCGCGACGCGCTCGCCACACCTTCGCGCTACGGGATGCGCCAACTCTCCGGATGGATCCTCGGTCCGGGGTTCTTGTTGCTCACGTTGTTGCTTCCGCCGCCGGACGGGTTGAGCGAGGCGGGGTGGCGCACGGCCGGAGTCGCAGGGTTGATGGCGGTGCTGTGGATCAGCGAGGCGATCCCGCTGCCGGCCACGGCCCTGTTGCCGTTGGTGGTGTTTCCCGTCCTCGAGCTGGGCACGATCCAACAAAGCGCGGCACCCTACTCCAACCCGATCATCTACCTCTTTCTCGCGGGCTTCATCCTCGCGCTCGCGATGCAGCGATGGAACCTCCACCGGCGCATCGCACTGCACTTGATCAGTGCGCTCGGCACGCGACCGGCGCGCATCCTCGCCGGTTTTCTCCTCGCCTCGGCGTTGCTCAGCATGTGGGTGAGCAACACCGCGACCGCGCTCATGATGCTGCCGATCGCGCTTTCGGTGGTGCAACTCCTCCCGGCCGATGCCGAAGCGAGCTCCGGCACGCAGCGGTTTCGCACCGCGCTGCTGCTCGCCGTGGCCTACGGCGCGACGAGTGGCGGCATGGCCACGCTCATCGGCACGCCGCCCAACGCAGTGCTCGCGGGCTACATGAGCGAGGTCTACGGGTTCTCGATCGGTTTCGGCGCGTGGATGCTGCTCGGCGTGCCCGTGACGCTCGCGACGCTCGTCGTCGTCTACCTCGTGCTCACGCGAGTTTGTTTCCGCCTCGATAGCGGCGAAGTGCCCGGGATGGCGGCACTGCTCGCGACCGAGAAGGCGAAGCTCGGGCCTTTGAGCCGCGGCGAGCGGATCGTGTTGATCGTGTTCGTGCTCACGGCCCTCGGATGGATCTTTCAACGCCAACTCGCGCTCGTGCTCCCGTGGGTGTCCGACACGACGATCGGCATCGCCGGGGCGCTGCTCCTTTTCGCCCTGCCGGTGAATCGCCGGGGAGACTTCGTCATGAACTGGGAGTCGACCCGCGCACTGCCGTGGGACGTGCTCCTGCTCTTCGGGGGCGGTCTAAGTCTCGCCGGCAACATGGAGCGCCACGGCCTCTCGCGTTACCTCGGTGATCTCTGTCAGGGCCTCGGCGGCGTGCCGATGCTGCTCACGCTCGCGATCCTGTGCTTCGGGATCCTGATGCTCACGGAGTTGACGAGCAACACGGCCACGGCGGCCACGTTCCTGCCCATCGTGGCGGCGCTCGCACTCACGCTCGGCCAGAATCCGTTGCTGTTTCTCATCCCGACCGCGCTTGCGGCCAACTGCTCGTTCATGATGCCGGTCGGCACCCCGCCCAACGCGATCGTGTTCGGCAGCGGCCAGATCACGTTGCCGCAGATGGCGCGCGCGGGGTTGTTGCTCAACATCCTGCTCGTACCCGTGATCCTCGCCTTGGTGCTGCTCCTCGGACCCGCCGTCTTCGATCTCGCGCAGGACTTGGTGCCCGACTGGGCGCGCACCGACGTCGCACGGTGATCGCGGCAAGGGCGTAGAACTACGCCGTCTCCGCCGCTTGTCCCTCCGCGCCCGTTGCTTCCACCTTCCTGCCATGTCGCGTCGCCCCTTCGTTCTCGGCCTCCTCGCGCTCTTTCACGTCGCTTCGGTCGCGATCTCGTCCGCAGGCGAGGTCATCCCCGTCGGCCCCGCACGCATGACGATCGACGCGGGCGTGCCGCTCGAGGTCTTCACCTACCGCCCGCCCACGTATCGCGACGGGCCGCTCGTCCTCGTGTTTCACGGGGTGCAACGCAACGCCGAGGACTACCGCAACTTCGCCATCCACGCCGCCGAACGCTTCGGCGCGATCGTCGCGGCACCGCTCTTCGACCGCGAACGTTTCCCCTACGACGACTACCAACAGGGCGGCATCCTGCGCGACGGTCGCATCCGCCCGCGCGAGGAGTGGACGTTCAGCCGACTGCCGGCGTTGATCGCCGAACTGCGCGCCGCCACGGGCGATCCCGAGCGGCCGTTCTACATCTTCGGCCACTCCGCCGGCGGCCAATTCGTGGTGCGGCTCGCCGCCATGGCCGGATCCCTCGGTGCCGACCGGTTGGTCGCCGGCAACCCCGGGTCGCACCTCTTTCCCACCCGCGACGCGCCTTACGGTTACGGCTTCGGCGGGCTGCCCGACGAACTCTCCGGAGACGCCGCTCTGCGCCGCTACCTCGCCGCTCCGCTCACGCTCTACCTCGGCACCGGTGACGACGACCCCGAGCACCGCTCGCTCGACCGCCGCCCGGCCGCACTCGCGCAAGGCCCCCACCGCTACGCTCGCGGTCTCGCCTGCTACGCGGCCGCACGCACGCTCGCCGCCGAGCGCGGTTGGGAGTTCGCGTGGCGACTCGTCGAAACGCCCGGCATCGATCACGACGCCGCCCGGATGTTCGCCGCGCCCGAAGTCGCCGACGCGCTTTTCGGGGCGGACGCGCCATGACCCGCGCGAAGGCGTAGTTTGGGTTGCCTTCCCGCATCGGTCGCGCTGGCTGACTCCGTGCGCCGATCCCACCCCTGCCGCACCCTCCTCGTCTACGTGCTCTTCGGCATCGGCACGGCACACCCGCTCGCCGCCGCCGAGCCCCGCGCCCCCGAACCGGAATCCGACTTCGAACAACCCGACGGCGACCAAACCTGGGCCGCGGCCCTCGCCACCTACCACGCCGCGACCGATGAAGACGCCGCGCTCCGCGCGCTCTTCAACGTCGTCAACCTCATGCGCCGCCGCGGCGATTACGCCGACGGTCTCGTCCGCGGGCGGGAAGGCCTCGAGCGGGCCCGACTCGCCGGAGACCTCGCGCGGCGGGTCGATTTCCTCTATCTCCTCGGCCGTCTCTACTGGAGTCTGGGCGACTACCCGCGCTCGCTCGAGATGCACTTCGAGGAGTTGAAACTAGCGGGCGAACTCGGCGACCCGTTCGTCCTCGCCCGCACCCACGGCGGCCTCGGCATCACCTACCAGCGTTTCGGCCGTGAAGCCGAAGCCCTCCATCATCTCGAAGAAGGGCTCGAACACGCCGCTCGGGCGCCCGACGATCGCATCCGCGGCAGCCTGCTCAACAGCCTCGGCAACTACCACCTCGCCCGCCGCGAATTCGCCCGCGCGGTCGAGCTCTACGGCGAAGCCTTGCGCATCCGCGAACGCTTCGGCAACGCCCGCGCCATCGCCGAGACGCTCACCAACCTCGGCCTCGCCGCCGACGAGCAGGGCGAACACGCGCGGGCTCTCGACCATCTCGAGCGTGCCCTCGCCACGTTCGAGGCGCTGCGCTACCGCCGCTACATCGCCAACACGCACCGGCGCATCGGCCGCGTCCTACGCCACGCAGGACGATTCGACGACTCGCTCGCCAGCCTCGAACGCGCCCGCGAAGTCGCCGCCTCGCTCGACAGCATCGAGGTCATGGCCGACGTCTGGCAGGAGTTCGCCCTCACCCATGAAGCCCGCGGAGATTTCGCCGCCGCGCTCGACTTCCAACGACGTCAAGCAGCCGCCCAAAGCGAAGCCCGCAACACCGAAGACCGCCGCCGCATGGACGAGCTGCGCGCCCGCTACGATCAGGAACAGCGAGAACTCGAAATCGCGTTGTTGAAACGCGGGCAGGAACTCCAAGCCGCCGAACTCTCGCGCCGGCGTTCCCACAACTTCGCACTCGCCGCCTCGCTCGTCGTCGGTGCCGTCCTGCTCGGTGCCGTCAGCATCGTGCAAGTCGTGCGCCTGCGTGCCGAACGCCGACTCCACGCCGCCTCCGAGCATGCCCGCGCCCGGGCCGAAAACGCCGAACGGCTCAAGACGCGCCTCCTTCAGATGGCGTCCCACGACCTCAAAGTCCCGCTCGTCGCCCTCCATGCCACAGCCGGCGTGATCTCTCGCGCGGCCCACGATCCGAACGCCGTCCGCCGCCATGCGACCGACATCCAAGCCGACACCGCGCGCATGCGAAACCTCGTGCGCGACTTCCTCGAAGCATCTGCGATCGAAGACGGCCACCTCCAACTCCACCCGGCCACGCTCGACCTCGTCTCCGCCGCACGCGAGGCCGTCGCCAGCCTCGTGCCCCTCGCCGCTCAAAAACAGCAGACGCTACGCCTCGAACCACCCGACTCGCCGTTGCCCGAAGTCCAAGCCGACCCCGAGCGCCTTCGACAGGTTTTCGAAAACCTCGTCGGCAACGCCCTCAAGTTCACCCCCACCGGCAGCGAGGTCACGCTCGGCTTCGGTACGAGCGGCTCGTGGGCGTGGGCCGAGGTGCGCGACAACGGACCCGGTCTCGGCCCCGCGGAGTTCGCCCGCATCTTCTCGCCCGCCCCCGTCCCGTTGTTCAGTCCATCCACCGCCGCCGACGGCTCGCGCGACTCCACCGGCCTCGGCCTCGTGATCGCTCGCGAGCTGCTCACGCTCCAAGGCGGACGCCTCGAGGTGCAGTCCCAACCCGGCCGCGGCGCCGTCTTCCGCGTCCTCCTCGCCACCGCGCCGGAAGCCGTCCCGGAAGCGGAAACGTCGGCGCACTCCACGGCCTGAGCCGTGCCGCCTCACCCCAGCCCGTTGCGCAAGCACCAGCGCACGAGCGTCGGCACGTCGTGCAGCCCGAGCTTGGCGAAGATGCGGCCGCGATGCTTCTCCACGGTCCGCGTGCTCAGGTCGAGTTCACCCGCGATCTGTTTCGAAAGCAGCCCGCGCGCGACGAGCCGCACCACTTCCCGTTCGCGCTCGCTCAAGACCTCCGGCCCGACCCTCGGCAGCGCAGGAGCTGCGAGCGGGACCGGCGGTGGCACAGTGGCCGAGAAGAACATGCCGCCGTCCAGCACGCATTGCACCGCGCGATCGATCTGCTCCAGCGGCGAGTTCTTGTCCACGAAACCGGCCACACCCAGCGCGACCAACTCCGCCGGCAAGCGCGCCTCCGGATGCGCCGTCAACACGACGACGCGCGTATCGCTCTGTCGCTCGCGCAGCTCCACCACGATGTCGCGCCCGTCCATGCCTCGCAGGTAGAGGTCGACGACGAGTACGTCCGGCGGCTCCGCCAAGCAGTGCGCGAGCGCTTGCCGGCCGTCGCCGAAATCGCGCAAGAGCCGGGGTCGCAGATTGCGCTCGAGCGACTCCTTGACGAGTTCCCTGAAGGTCGCCGTGTCGTCCACGAGGACGAGATGCGAATCGGCTGCGGCGATGGCGTGCGGCATCGTTTTCGAGGCGCGGGGTTCGGACGCGACGCTCGCCGTTCCTGCCGCCCCCGTCGAGCGGAGACGGTGGCGTACAACTACGCACCCCGACCACCCGCTCGATCGCCCTCACGCTCGCGAACTCGAGAGCCGGAGCCTCAACTGTCCTCGAACTCCACGTCCTTCGAGCGCAGGAAGTCCCGCAGCTGCTCGACGTCGAAATCCGCCAAGATCGAGCCGTGCCAGTCGAGGGTCGGCGCTTTCTCTTGGCCGGAAGCGATCCGCATGTCGTCAGCCGCGTCGCGGTCGGAAAGGACGTCCACTTCGCGGTGGCTCACACCGACACGATCGAGAAACTCGATCGCGTCCGCACACCAGGGACATCCGGGTTTCACGTAGAGGATGGGCAACTCTTGGGTCGTGGTCATGACGACGATGCATCAGCTCTCGTGCCGCCGAGTGCTTAGCGGCTGTTACACAAGGTGTTCGGTCGTCCACCGCGAACAGTCGCGCGAGCTTCGTCGCCGCGGATTTCACGATCGCCCGGCTGGTTCGATGCACGTTGCCCGGGCCGCGCCCGTCGCTGGCATGGCGTAGTACTACGCCACGCGGCGACCTTGCCGGATGGAAGTCGCGAGGTTTGCTGGTTACCGAACAGAATCCGCACCCACCGGATTCCACCCCCGAACGCTCGTCCCCCTCCGAACCATGAGCCGTTACCTCCCCAACCTGTCCAAGTTCGCCGCCGGGCTGCTCCTGCTCCTTTCCGGCTCGCCCATCGTCTCCGCGCAACAAGTCGCCTCGTCCGCACCTCCCACGGGCGAAGAAGAAGCGATCGAACTGGAAGCGTTCACCGTCACCGGCTCGAACCTTCGTCGCATCGAAAACGAAAACAGCCTGCCCGTGACCCGGCTCGACCTCGAGGTGATCGAGGTGCGCGACGCCTCCCAAGCCGCCGATCTGCTCGCGGGTCTGCCGCAGGTCACCGGCCTGCCCGGCAACGAGACCGCCACGCTCGGCGCGACCGCCCGCGGCGACAACTCCAGCGTCGCCCTCCGCGGGATCGCCTCCAGCAACACGCTGCTCTTGCTCAACGGACGACGTCTCGTGCCCCACGGCATCAGCCAGTCGGAGGCCGGCGTGCCGACGCTCTCGGTCAACTCCAACCAGTTGCCCAACCAAGGCCTCGAGCGCGTCGAGGTCCTGCGCGACGGCGCATCGTCGATCTACGGCACCGACGCGGTCGCCGGCGTGATCAACTACATCACGCAGCGCCGGTTCAAGGGCACGGAGCTGCGTCTTCGTTTCGCCGAGACCGAGATCGGCGACGGCCGCGAGATCCGCGGGACGCTCACGCACGGCATCGATTTCGCCGACGGACGCGGCCGCGGGGTGTTCGTGCTCGATGTCTACGAGCGCGAGGAGATCCTCGCTCGCAACCGCGACTTCATGGTCGAGGCCGACCACAGCGGCCGTGCGCCCGAGCCGTGGAACGTGCCCACGAACACGTCGTTCAACGCCCGCTCCGCCACGAGCGAGTTCGGCAACTACGAGCTCGGCACGATCAACGCCTCGGGCGCGTTCGTCCCCGGACGCCGCCCCGGAGTCCCCTCCTCGCTCGTCGCCACGTCCGGTCGGTTCTTTCTCGTGCCCACCGCAAACGGAGTCGGCTTCCAGACCACCACCCCGAGCCGCGCCGGCGTCACCCGAACGTACTACTGGAACAACAACACCTACCGCGTGCTCCAGCCCGACTCGAACCGCGTGAACGCGTTCTTCAACGGCGAGTACGACTTCACGACGCGCCTGACCGGCTTCGCGGAGTTGAGCCTCTACCGCGCACGCTCGCTCACGTTTCGCGAACCCGACGGCATCACCCAATCGACCGACGGCAACATTGTCGTCCCGATCGACAACCCGTGGAATCCCTTCGGCAGTCGCTTCTGGCATCCGGCCGGCGAACCCAACGCCGACGGCACGCCCCGCCTCACCGGCACGCCCGGCGTGGTCCGCATCAGCAACAAACGCCTCACCGATCTCCAAGATCGCACCGCCACGATCGACAACCGCATCCTCCGCGGTGTCGCCGGACTGCGCGGCAAGCTCGGCGAATCGTGGACGTGGGAGTCCGCGGTGTTGCGCTCCGAGAGCCGCGTGGAGGACGCCGAGTCCGGCCCGAGCCGCAAGAGTCTACTCATCGAAGCGATCAACCAGACCGACCCCGCGCTCGCCTTCAACCCCTTCACCCGCACGTTCGCCGTACAGGGAAACACGCTCGTCGTCACCGGCGACTACCGGAATCCCGAGAGCGTGCAGGAGACGTTCCGCTCGTCGTTCGTCCGCGAGGGCCGCACCGGCCTGAGCAGTATCGATTTCGGCGCATCCGGCGATCTCTTCGAACTCTGGAGCGGCGCCCGCGTGGGCCTGGCCTTCGGCGGCGAATACCGCTACGAAACCTACAGCGATGTCCGCCCGCCGTTCGCCGGACTCAACCCGCCCGGCTCCGGCCTCGATCCCGAGAGCAACGACTTCCTCGGCTTTTCCCCCAACTCCGACACCGACGGCAACCGCCACGTCGCCGCGCTCTACGCCGAGACGGTGATCCCGCTCGTCGGAGGCAATTTTCAACTCCCGCTCGTGCAATCGCTCGAGGTCTCCGCCTCCGCGCGTTTCGAGAGCTACACCGACTTCGGCGAGACGACGAAACCGAAGTTCGGCCTCACCTGGCGGCCCGCCTCGTGGATGCTCGTGCGCGCCTCCTACAACGAAGGCTTCAAGGCCCCCAATCTCGCCCAACTCTTCACCGGCACGCTCATCCGCACCGCCACCGGCTCCAACGACACCTACCGCAGCCCCGTCACCGGCCTACCCAACGACGGACCGTCCAACCGTCGCAACATCGCCTCCGGCAACCCCGACCTCCAACCCGAGGAGTCCACCGGCAAGTCGGCCGGCGTGGTGTTCGATGTTCCCTTCGTGAAGGGCCTCTCGCTCGCCGTCGA from Opitutales bacterium ASA1 encodes the following:
- a CDS encoding Gfo/Idh/MocA family oxidoreductase — its product is MSKRLGIGFIGSGFMTRFHVQSWIAVRDADIRGFWSPNAANAASAAALARDLRVGDARAFASIEDMVAAPEIDCIWICGPNHARVDNMEAIVAALRSGKGRLVGVACEKPLARNVAEARRMVALVEESGLLHGYLEDQLFQPTVRRAKDIAWKRGAALTGRPFLARAAEEHSGPHAAWFWDGVRQGGGVLNDMMCHSIEVGRFLLTAPGARRDSIRPVEVSAQIASLKWSQPGYARQLQEAYGVDFTRNPSEDFARATVRYVDEAGRPLIVETTTSWAYTGAGLRLSAELLGPEYSVSVNSLDTPARLFFSRRVSGAAGEDMVEKQNAEQGLMPLVGNEAAEYGYEAENRYFTSCFLAGVQPEENFHAGLEVTELLMTAYMSAEQGRVLAYRPEGLDAFVPAVARAATDA
- a CDS encoding DASS family sodium-coupled anion symporter, which gives rise to MPRGHAPTSPRETSASAHSSPVRDALATPSRYGMRQLSGWILGPGFLLLTLLLPPPDGLSEAGWRTAGVAGLMAVLWISEAIPLPATALLPLVVFPVLELGTIQQSAAPYSNPIIYLFLAGFILALAMQRWNLHRRIALHLISALGTRPARILAGFLLASALLSMWVSNTATALMMLPIALSVVQLLPADAEASSGTQRFRTALLLAVAYGATSGGMATLIGTPPNAVLAGYMSEVYGFSIGFGAWMLLGVPVTLATLVVVYLVLTRVCFRLDSGEVPGMAALLATEKAKLGPLSRGERIVLIVFVLTALGWIFQRQLALVLPWVSDTTIGIAGALLLFALPVNRRGDFVMNWESTRALPWDVLLLFGGGLSLAGNMERHGLSRYLGDLCQGLGGVPMLLTLAILCFGILMLTELTSNTATAATFLPIVAALALTLGQNPLLFLIPTALAANCSFMMPVGTPPNAIVFGSGQITLPQMARAGLLLNILLVPVILALVLLLGPAVFDLAQDLVPDWARTDVAR
- a CDS encoding hydrolase → MSRRPFVLGLLALFHVASVAISSAGEVIPVGPARMTIDAGVPLEVFTYRPPTYRDGPLVLVFHGVQRNAEDYRNFAIHAAERFGAIVAAPLFDRERFPYDDYQQGGILRDGRIRPREEWTFSRLPALIAELRAATGDPERPFYIFGHSAGGQFVVRLAAMAGSLGADRLVAGNPGSHLFPTRDAPYGYGFGGLPDELSGDAALRRYLAAPLTLYLGTGDDDPEHRSLDRRPAALAQGPHRYARGLACYAAARTLAAERGWEFAWRLVETPGIDHDAARMFAAPEVADALFGADAP
- the fimZ gene encoding fimbria biosynthesis transcriptional regulator FimZ encodes the protein MPHAIAAADSHLVLVDDTATFRELVKESLERNLRPRLLRDFGDGRQALAHCLAEPPDVLVVDLYLRGMDGRDIVVELRERQSDTRVVVLTAHPEARLPAELVALGVAGFVDKNSPLEQIDRAVQCVLDGGMFFSATVPPPVPLAAPALPRVGPEVLSEREREVVRLVARGLLSKQIAGELDLSTRTVEKHRGRIFAKLGLHDVPTLVRWCLRNGLG
- a CDS encoding TonB-dependent receptor → MSRYLPNLSKFAAGLLLLLSGSPIVSAQQVASSAPPTGEEEAIELEAFTVTGSNLRRIENENSLPVTRLDLEVIEVRDASQAADLLAGLPQVTGLPGNETATLGATARGDNSSVALRGIASSNTLLLLNGRRLVPHGISQSEAGVPTLSVNSNQLPNQGLERVEVLRDGASSIYGTDAVAGVINYITQRRFKGTELRLRFAETEIGDGREIRGTLTHGIDFADGRGRGVFVLDVYEREEILARNRDFMVEADHSGRAPEPWNVPTNTSFNARSATSEFGNYELGTINASGAFVPGRRPGVPSSLVATSGRFFLVPTANGVGFQTTTPSRAGVTRTYYWNNNTYRVLQPDSNRVNAFFNGEYDFTTRLTGFAELSLYRARSLTFREPDGITQSTDGNIVVPIDNPWNPFGSRFWHPAGEPNADGTPRLTGTPGVVRISNKRLTDLQDRTATIDNRILRGVAGLRGKLGESWTWESAVLRSESRVEDAESGPSRKSLLIEAINQTDPALAFNPFTRTFAVQGNTLVVTGDYRNPESVQETFRSSFVREGRTGLSSIDFGASGDLFELWSGARVGLAFGGEYRYETYSDVRPPFAGLNPPGSGLDPESNDFLGFSPNSDTDGNRHVAALYAETVIPLVGGNFQLPLVQSLEVSASARFESYTDFGETTKPKFGLTWRPASWMLVRASYNEGFKAPNLAQLFTGTLIRTATGSNDTYRSPVTGLPNDGPSNRRNIASGNPDLQPEESTGKSAGVVFDVPFVKGLSLAVDYWEIRQKDVIAVSGSIADDTAALLAATAAGLAAGQSIDQIDLGSGTAAYQGDPSVVRLPVTQTDRDFFAAYNATRAPGNQRAVVGGIDVLRSTYFNRAQQFVNGFDLDATYRFPETRVGTFTLNTAWTYLNDFHAYNSAGASRTELRWTNSSAVAGASTKWRGNASLTWRKEAWRAGLSAYYVGDYSDSGATTTAATYDSLGQPQWIAPVETNGTTVYRHVVSDSINYNAYLSYSFRNRDSAWLNNTTIRLGVINLFDRIPPLSSDSRGYDPSLYNQMARGRSWNIQLTKRL